The Triplophysa dalaica isolate WHDGS20190420 chromosome 5, ASM1584641v1, whole genome shotgun sequence genome window below encodes:
- the gsap gene encoding gamma-secretase-activating protein isoform X1 has product MLRLNPTFDTQKDVVSSVLAKEETIRGNIGVLEPRILNVERYGVVLYSWRGASGTTRIGKYDLHKTENKLLYTFDKQVCVSSCSLNKEETLLAVSLSQTTQEGGRLKPVSKCLTLLIEIHPINNTKVLKAVDCRVKVQFLYPKTCRTTVMESHLLLVAEDGYVDQYHITLIRQEGYRVVMLNPERLGRDRVAEEFNWVQWDSDTQRLFYLTSREKHTLKCVQFYPERNFETVFELPLEMPNLSSVTSVRFVNFGYDHYEEMNGKDGLRLEVFTDPVGTMCVCYSQPVRWNKDATYTIAFVHRGCSKTFTVSLEKGSAPANEPKVHPIFIHLGYYIVVYLAGHFLHLINCRQQDLLCYSLFLSGADGHIEALGSGCEVISVSGRRLLDVRSGMMYTTELNHDFVLELLSSDRPEAQQLAALHCSLVYLQPKPVIELKIINWISENVMSFDAFDQIQEFILASLYRMSYQQCVSLDEVLPYSCVFEKKELPVALTAIPGVKCTPELLCQPLIKGKAKSLHGYWEELHHVLDRMRYFEAVQGPRFRTALIKEDWTKHQVAMQNQEKKKSPRYNRNVEENTKKVLSMVDTWRLDRRVVPLFQEEDLQQRALVGLMVDKLREHLNRHLPRLGKKKIDLLVVNYAAKLAVLHLTVVDKHLNSSQHSYHPPAGKMTTNPHNPLLSYLELVWHLLELMWQKLELGPWVLCLKQQGSSEEWAMFHVMFRILEATKGLCFPLPPGYSTLLSVLGVRCLPRHTFLQYVDHGLLQLTEPFVSRLMTDLDNSDANEQLKFSILKRLPECMEKVRQQWDHPVTSACISREYVRTLLEKYPENRETISLDHGKTFFHPEFLPLNYLAKILADREKQALNPFESEENVDARFVEETALKQTLIKLGFEVK; this is encoded by the exons ATGTTGAGATTAAACCCCACTTTCGATACCCAAAAAGATGTCGTGTCAAGCGTCTTGGCGAAGGAGGAAACTATCAGAGGGAATATAG GTGTTCTTGAACCTCGCATTCTGAACGTGGAAAGATATGGAGTTGTCTTGTACTCATGGAGA GGTGCATCGGGGACTACAAGAATTGGGAAATATGATCTGCACAAGACAGAAAATAAG CTTCTCTACACATTTGACAAGCAGGTGTGTGTCAGCAGTTGCTCTTTAAACAAAGAAGAAACACTTCTGG CTGTCAGTCTGTCACAAACCACGCAGGAAGGAGGCCGACTTAAACCAG TGTCAAAATGTTTAACGCTTCTCATAGAGATACAcccaataaacaacacaaaagtcCTGAAGGCAGTGGACTGCAGAGTCAAAGTGCAG TTTCTTTATCCCAAGACATGCAGGACTACTGTGATGGAGAGTCATTTACTGTTGGTGGCAGAGGATGGCT ACGTTGATCAGTATCACATAACTCTGATAAGGCAGGAGGGCTACAGAGTG GTGATGCTGAACCCAGAGCGTCTGGGCAGAGACCGAGTGGCAGAGGAATTTAACTGGGTCCAGTGGGATTCGGACACACAAAGACTGTTCTACCTCACTTCACGG GAGAAACACACTCTGAAGTGCGTGCAGTTTTACCCAGAGCGCAACTTTGAGACTGtg TTTGAGCTTCCACTGGAGATGCCCAACCTTTCTTCTGTCACTTCGGTGAG GTTTGTTAACTTCGGGTACGATCATTATGAGGAGATGAATGGAAAGGATGGTCTGAGGTTAGAGGTGTTTACTGACCCAGTAG GAACCATGTGTGTGTGCTACAGCCAACCGGTCCGCTGGAATAAAGATGCCACATACACTATTGCATTTGTGCACAGAG GCTGCAGTAAGACATTCACAGTATCTCTGGAGAAAGGCTCTGCACCCGCAAATGAGCCGAAGGTCCATCCCATCTTCATACATCTGG GTTATTATATAGTGGTATACCTGGCGGGTCATTTCCTTCATCTGATCAACTGCAGACAGCAAGATCTTCTCTGCTACAGTCTGTTCCTGTCAG GGGCTGATGGACATATCGAAGCTCTGGGTTCGGGCTGTGAGGTTATAAGCGTATCTGGCAGGAGACTGCTTGATGTCAGGTCTGGCATGATGTACACCACGGAGCTGAACCACGACTTTGTGCTTGAGCTCCTCAGCTCGGACAGGCCGGAAGCCCAGCAGCTCGCTGCCCTGCACTGCTCGCTGGTCTACCTCCAGCCAAAGCCTGTAATAGAGCTGAAG ATTATAAACTGGATCAGTGAAAATGTCATGAGCTTTGATGCTTTCGATCAGATTCAGGAATTCATTCTag CTTCCCTGTATAGAATGAGCTATCAGCAGTGTGTGAGCCTAGATGAAGTGTTGCCATACTCCTGTGTGTTTGAGAAGAAG gAGCTGCCTGTGGCTCTGACTGCCATCCCTGGTGTCAAATGTACTCCTGAATTGCTCTGTCAACCGCTAATCAAAGGGAAG GCTAAGAGCTTGCATGGTTATTGGGAAGAGCTACATCACGTTCTGGACAGGATGCGATATTTCGAGGCTGTACAAGGCCCGCGCTTCAGAACCGCTTTAATTAAAGAGGACTGGACCAAACATCAGGTAGCAATG cagaaccaggaaaaaaagaaatccCCTCGCTATAATCGGAACGTCGAGGAGAACACCAAAAA AGTTCTATCCATGGTGGACACCTGGCGTTTGG ACAGGCGTGTGGTTCCACTGTTTCAGGAGGAAGACCTACAGCAGAGGGCACTGGTGGGCCTG ATGGTTGACAAGCTCCGAGAACACTTGAACAGGCACTTACCACGACTGGGGAAAAAAAAGATCGATTTGCTGGTGGTGAACTATGCTGCTAAACTG GCGGTTCTACATCTTACTGTGGTCGATAAACACTTGAACTCATCCCAACACAGTTATCACCCTCCTGCTGGGAAAATGACAACAAACCCCCACAATCCACTGCTCTCTTAT cTGGAACTGGTCTGGCACTTGTTGGAATTGATGTGGCAGAAGCTTGAGTTGGGTCCCTGGGTGCTTTGCCT CAAACAACAGGGCAGTTCAGAGGAGTGGGCGATGTTCCATGTGATGTTTCGCATTCTGGAAGCAACTAAAGGGCTCTGTTTCCCCCTCCCTCCAG GTTATTCAACTCTGTTGAGTGTGCTTGGAGTCCGCTGTCTCCCACGGCACACATTTCTCCAGTATGTGGATCATGGCCTTTTGCAGCTCACTGAACCGTTTGTTTCACGACTCATGACGG ATCTGGATAACAGCGATGCCAATGAACAACTGAAGTTCAGCATTCTAAAGAGACTTCCTGAG TGTATGGAGAAAGTGAGACAGCAGTGGGATCACCCCGTCACCTCCGCTTGCATCTCCAGAGAGTACGTCAGAACGCTACTGGAAAAGTATCCAGAGAACAGG GAGACTATATCGCTGGACCATGGCAAGACGTTCTTCCATCCTGAATTTCTGCCTCTGAACTACCTTGCCAAAATTCTTGCGGACAGAGAGAAACAAG CTCTGAACCCTTTTGAAAGTGAGGAGAATGTGGACGCCAGGTTTGTGGAAGAGACCGCCTTAAAGCAGACACTGATCAAGCTTGGCTTcgaagtgaaataa
- the gsap gene encoding gamma-secretase-activating protein isoform X2 — protein MLRLNPTFDTQKDVVSSVLAKEETIRGNIGVLEPRILNVERYGVVLYSWRGASGTTRIGKYDLHKTENKLLYTFDKQVCVSSCSLNKEETLLAVSLSQTTQEGGRLKPVSKCLTLLIEIHPINNTKVLKAVDCRVKVQFLYPKTCRTTVMESHLLLVAEDGYVDQYHITLIRQEGYRVVMLNPERLGRDRVAEEFNWVQWDSDTQRLFYLTSREKHTLKCVQFYPERNFETVFELPLEMPNLSSVTSVRFVNFGYDHYEEMNGKDGLRLEVFTDPVGTMCVCYSQPVRWNKDATYTIAFVHRGCSKTFTVSLEKGSAPANEPKVHPIFIHLGYYIVVYLAGHFLHLINCRQQDLLCYSLFLSGADGHIEALGSGCEVISVSGRRLLDVRSGMMYTTELNHDFVLELLSSDRPEAQQLAALHCSLVYLQPKPVIELKIINWISENVMSFDAFDQIQEFILASLYRMSYQQCVSLDEVLPYSCVFEKKELPVALTAIPGVKCTPELLCQPLIKGKAKSLHGYWEELHHVLDRMRYFEAVQGPRFRTALIKEDWTKHQVAMQNQEKKKSPRYNRNVEENTKKVLSMVDTWRLDRRVVPLFQEEDLQQRALVGLMVDKLREHLNRHLPRLGKKKIDLLVVNYAAKLLELVWHLLELMWQKLELGPWVLCLKQQGSSEEWAMFHVMFRILEATKGLCFPLPPGYSTLLSVLGVRCLPRHTFLQYVDHGLLQLTEPFVSRLMTDLDNSDANEQLKFSILKRLPECMEKVRQQWDHPVTSACISREYVRTLLEKYPENRETISLDHGKTFFHPEFLPLNYLAKILADREKQALNPFESEENVDARFVEETALKQTLIKLGFEVK, from the exons ATGTTGAGATTAAACCCCACTTTCGATACCCAAAAAGATGTCGTGTCAAGCGTCTTGGCGAAGGAGGAAACTATCAGAGGGAATATAG GTGTTCTTGAACCTCGCATTCTGAACGTGGAAAGATATGGAGTTGTCTTGTACTCATGGAGA GGTGCATCGGGGACTACAAGAATTGGGAAATATGATCTGCACAAGACAGAAAATAAG CTTCTCTACACATTTGACAAGCAGGTGTGTGTCAGCAGTTGCTCTTTAAACAAAGAAGAAACACTTCTGG CTGTCAGTCTGTCACAAACCACGCAGGAAGGAGGCCGACTTAAACCAG TGTCAAAATGTTTAACGCTTCTCATAGAGATACAcccaataaacaacacaaaagtcCTGAAGGCAGTGGACTGCAGAGTCAAAGTGCAG TTTCTTTATCCCAAGACATGCAGGACTACTGTGATGGAGAGTCATTTACTGTTGGTGGCAGAGGATGGCT ACGTTGATCAGTATCACATAACTCTGATAAGGCAGGAGGGCTACAGAGTG GTGATGCTGAACCCAGAGCGTCTGGGCAGAGACCGAGTGGCAGAGGAATTTAACTGGGTCCAGTGGGATTCGGACACACAAAGACTGTTCTACCTCACTTCACGG GAGAAACACACTCTGAAGTGCGTGCAGTTTTACCCAGAGCGCAACTTTGAGACTGtg TTTGAGCTTCCACTGGAGATGCCCAACCTTTCTTCTGTCACTTCGGTGAG GTTTGTTAACTTCGGGTACGATCATTATGAGGAGATGAATGGAAAGGATGGTCTGAGGTTAGAGGTGTTTACTGACCCAGTAG GAACCATGTGTGTGTGCTACAGCCAACCGGTCCGCTGGAATAAAGATGCCACATACACTATTGCATTTGTGCACAGAG GCTGCAGTAAGACATTCACAGTATCTCTGGAGAAAGGCTCTGCACCCGCAAATGAGCCGAAGGTCCATCCCATCTTCATACATCTGG GTTATTATATAGTGGTATACCTGGCGGGTCATTTCCTTCATCTGATCAACTGCAGACAGCAAGATCTTCTCTGCTACAGTCTGTTCCTGTCAG GGGCTGATGGACATATCGAAGCTCTGGGTTCGGGCTGTGAGGTTATAAGCGTATCTGGCAGGAGACTGCTTGATGTCAGGTCTGGCATGATGTACACCACGGAGCTGAACCACGACTTTGTGCTTGAGCTCCTCAGCTCGGACAGGCCGGAAGCCCAGCAGCTCGCTGCCCTGCACTGCTCGCTGGTCTACCTCCAGCCAAAGCCTGTAATAGAGCTGAAG ATTATAAACTGGATCAGTGAAAATGTCATGAGCTTTGATGCTTTCGATCAGATTCAGGAATTCATTCTag CTTCCCTGTATAGAATGAGCTATCAGCAGTGTGTGAGCCTAGATGAAGTGTTGCCATACTCCTGTGTGTTTGAGAAGAAG gAGCTGCCTGTGGCTCTGACTGCCATCCCTGGTGTCAAATGTACTCCTGAATTGCTCTGTCAACCGCTAATCAAAGGGAAG GCTAAGAGCTTGCATGGTTATTGGGAAGAGCTACATCACGTTCTGGACAGGATGCGATATTTCGAGGCTGTACAAGGCCCGCGCTTCAGAACCGCTTTAATTAAAGAGGACTGGACCAAACATCAGGTAGCAATG cagaaccaggaaaaaaagaaatccCCTCGCTATAATCGGAACGTCGAGGAGAACACCAAAAA AGTTCTATCCATGGTGGACACCTGGCGTTTGG ACAGGCGTGTGGTTCCACTGTTTCAGGAGGAAGACCTACAGCAGAGGGCACTGGTGGGCCTG ATGGTTGACAAGCTCCGAGAACACTTGAACAGGCACTTACCACGACTGGGGAAAAAAAAGATCGATTTGCTGGTGGTGAACTATGCTGCTAAACTG cTGGAACTGGTCTGGCACTTGTTGGAATTGATGTGGCAGAAGCTTGAGTTGGGTCCCTGGGTGCTTTGCCT CAAACAACAGGGCAGTTCAGAGGAGTGGGCGATGTTCCATGTGATGTTTCGCATTCTGGAAGCAACTAAAGGGCTCTGTTTCCCCCTCCCTCCAG GTTATTCAACTCTGTTGAGTGTGCTTGGAGTCCGCTGTCTCCCACGGCACACATTTCTCCAGTATGTGGATCATGGCCTTTTGCAGCTCACTGAACCGTTTGTTTCACGACTCATGACGG ATCTGGATAACAGCGATGCCAATGAACAACTGAAGTTCAGCATTCTAAAGAGACTTCCTGAG TGTATGGAGAAAGTGAGACAGCAGTGGGATCACCCCGTCACCTCCGCTTGCATCTCCAGAGAGTACGTCAGAACGCTACTGGAAAAGTATCCAGAGAACAGG GAGACTATATCGCTGGACCATGGCAAGACGTTCTTCCATCCTGAATTTCTGCCTCTGAACTACCTTGCCAAAATTCTTGCGGACAGAGAGAAACAAG CTCTGAACCCTTTTGAAAGTGAGGAGAATGTGGACGCCAGGTTTGTGGAAGAGACCGCCTTAAAGCAGACACTGATCAAGCTTGGCTTcgaagtgaaataa
- the stk38l gene encoding serine/threonine-protein kinase 38-like produces the protein MAMTGGMAAPLPMSNHTRERVTVAKLTLEHFYSTLLTQHEEREMRQKKLEKVMDEEGLPDEEKSMRRSLHARKETEFLRLKRTRLGLDDFESLKVIGRGAFGEVRLVQKKDTGHIYAMKILRKADMLEKEQVAHIRAERDILVEADGAWVVKMFYSFQDKRNLYLIMEFLPGGDMMTLLMKKDTLSEEATQFYIAETILAIDSIHQLGFIHRDIKPDNLLLDSRGHVKLSDFGLCTGLKKAHRTEFYRNLTHNPPSDFSFQNMNSKRKAETWKKNRRQLAYSTVGTPDYIAPEVFLQTGYNKLCDWWSLGVIMYEMLIGYPPFCSETPQETYRKVMNWRETLIFPPEVPISERSKDLILRFSTDAENRIGSGSVDEIKSHLFFESVDWEHIRERPAAISIDIKSIDDTSNFDDFPESDILQPVTNVTEPDFKSKDWVFLNYTYKRFEGLTQRGTIPTYMKAGKA, from the exons ATGGCCATGACGGGAGGCATGGCAGCGCCACTCCCAATGAGCAACCACACGCGAGAGAGGGTCACTGTGGCCAAACTCACGCTGGAGCACTTCTACAGCACCCTGCTCACCCAGCACGAGGAGAGGGAGATGAG GCAGAAGAAGCTGGAGAAGGTGATGGATGAGGAGGGTTTACCTGACGAAGAG AAGAGTATGAGGCGCTCTCTACATGCTCGTAAGGAGACGGAGTTTCTGAGGCTCAAAAGGACCCGTCTGGGCCTTGATGATTTTGAGTCTCTGAAAGTGATCGGTAGAGGAGCATTTGGAGAG GTGCGCCTGGTTCAGAAAAAGGACACGGGTCACATTTACGCCATGAAGATCCTCAGGAAAGCAGATATGTTGGAGAAAGAGCAA GTGGCACATATTCGGGCAGAAAGGGATATCCTGGTAGAGGCTGATGGTGCCTGGGTAGTAAAGATGTTCTACAGTTTCCAGGATAAACGCAATCTTTATCTCATCATGGAGTTCCTGCCTGGAG gagATATGATGACTCTGCTGATGAAGAAAGACACTCTATCTGAAGAGGCGACACAGTTCTACATTGCAGAAACCATCCTGGCCATCGACTCCATTCACCAGCTGGGCTTCATTCACAGAGACATCAAACCTGACAACCTGCTCCTTGATTCACGG GGCCATGTCAAACTGTCTGACTTCGGCCTCTGCACTGGCTTGAAAAAGGCCCATCGGACCGAGTTTTACcggaacctcacgcacaatcctCCTAGTGACTTCT CATTTCAGAACATGAACTCAAAACGGAAGGCAGAAACATGGAAGAAGAACCGAAGGCAGCTG GCTTATTCAACCGTGGGAACGCCAGACTACATCGCCCCTGAGGTCTTCTTGCAGACGGGCTACAACAAGCTGTGTGATTGGTGGTCCCTTGGAGTGATAATGTACGAGATGCTAATAG GCTACCCACCCTTCTGTTCCGAGACGCCACAGGAAACTTACAGGAAAGTCATGAACTGGCGAGAAACGCTGATCTTTCCTCCCGAAGTTCCCATTTCGGAGAGATCCAAAGACCTGATTCTTAG GTTCTCCACAGATGCTGAAAACAGGATTGGATCGGGAAGTGTGGATGAAATAAAATCTCACCTTTTCTTTGAATCTGTGGACTGGGAGCACATCAG agaaagacctGCTGCTATTTCCATTGACATCAAGAGCATTGATGATACGTCTAACTTTGATGACTTTCCTGAGTCAGACATTCTACAGCCAG TAACAAATGTAACCGAACCAGACTTCAAGTCCAAGGATTGGGTTTTCCTCAACTACACCTACAAGCGGTTTGAGGGACTGACTCAGCGTGGAACCATCCCAACCTACATGAAGGCGGGCAAGGCATAA